In one Streptomyces sp. NBC_00597 genomic region, the following are encoded:
- a CDS encoding rhomboid family intramembrane serine protease, translated as MDTDRLPGCYRHPDRDTGIRCTRCERPICPECMISASVGFQCPDCVRDGSGTAHRPAANVPRTVAGGAVAADPHLVTKILIGINAAVFLVGLLAPPVVVQLELLGRYVEYFGGPVEGVSTGQYHRLLTSVFLHVEWWHIGGNMLALWVIGGPLEAALGRVRYLAVFVLSGLGGSALVYLLTAPNTPTLGASGAIFGLLGATVVLVRRLRYEMRPVITMVVLMLVLTFVPFGGSLSVSWQAHIGGLVTGLLVGLGMVGPAAGRKRALVQWGTCAAVFLLAAVVVLVRTAELT; from the coding sequence ATGGACACCGACCGTCTGCCGGGCTGCTACCGCCACCCGGACCGCGACACGGGCATCCGCTGTACGCGCTGCGAGCGCCCCATCTGCCCCGAGTGCATGATCAGCGCCTCCGTCGGCTTCCAGTGCCCCGACTGCGTCCGCGACGGCTCGGGTACGGCCCACCGCCCCGCGGCGAACGTGCCGCGCACCGTCGCGGGCGGGGCGGTCGCCGCGGATCCCCACCTCGTCACCAAGATCCTCATCGGGATCAACGCGGCGGTCTTCCTCGTGGGCCTGCTCGCCCCGCCGGTCGTGGTGCAGCTGGAGCTGCTGGGGCGGTACGTCGAATACTTCGGCGGCCCGGTCGAAGGGGTTTCCACAGGCCAGTACCACCGGCTGCTGACCTCGGTGTTCCTGCACGTGGAGTGGTGGCACATCGGGGGCAACATGCTGGCCCTGTGGGTGATCGGCGGCCCGCTGGAGGCGGCCCTGGGCCGGGTCCGCTATCTCGCCGTGTTCGTGCTGTCGGGTCTGGGCGGCAGCGCCCTCGTCTACCTGCTGACCGCGCCGAACACGCCGACGCTCGGGGCCTCCGGCGCGATCTTCGGCCTGCTCGGCGCGACCGTCGTCCTGGTGCGCCGCCTGCGCTACGAGATGCGGCCGGTGATCACCATGGTCGTGCTCATGCTGGTGCTGACCTTCGTGCCCTTCGGCGGCAGCCTGTCCGTGTCCTGGCAGGCCCACATCGGCGGCCTGGTGACCGGCCTGCTGGTGGGTCTGGGCATGGTGGGACCGGCCGCCGGCAGGAAGCGCGCGCTCGTCCAGTGGGGGACCTGCGCGGCGGTGTTCCTGCTGGCAGCGGTGGTGGTCCTGGTCCGCACGGCCGAACTCACCTGA
- the crgA gene encoding cell division protein CrgA, giving the protein MPKSRIRKKDDYTPPPAKQAQQIRLGSRGWVAPVMLAFFLIGLAWIVVFYVTETQLPIEALGNWNIVVGFGFIAAGFGVSTQWK; this is encoded by the coding sequence GTGCCGAAGTCACGTATCCGCAAGAAGGACGACTACACGCCGCCGCCGGCGAAGCAGGCGCAGCAGATCAGGCTGGGGAGCCGCGGCTGGGTCGCCCCGGTCATGCTGGCGTTCTTCCTGATCGGTCTCGCGTGGATCGTCGTCTTCTACGTGACCGAGACCCAGCTGCCGATCGAGGCCCTGGGCAACTGGAACATCGTGGTCGGATTCGGCTTCATCGCGGCGGGCTTCGGCGTGTCCACTCAGTGGAAGTAG
- a CDS encoding class E sortase, translating into MPPPRPVRRDVVLRLVVRTFSEVCLTAGTLIVLFVAYVLLWTGVKADRAMDGEMARMRDRWAAAPAPPAAPSGGPSAAPQPATAPPAREEAAYPPGQAFAEMYIPRFGPDWNKPVLEGTGTDLLKKGLGHYAGTARLGATGNFSVAGHRRTYGDPFKDVPELRPGDAVILKDATTWYTYTVRSEPLRTAPTDVAVVDPVPHGSPFTAPGRYLTLTTCDPEWGHSHRLVVWAELTRTRTLAQGRPEGLPS; encoded by the coding sequence ATGCCACCTCCGCGACCAGTACGCCGTGACGTCGTACTGCGCCTGGTGGTGCGGACGTTCAGCGAGGTGTGCCTGACGGCGGGCACGCTGATCGTGCTCTTCGTCGCGTACGTCCTGCTGTGGACCGGGGTCAAGGCCGACCGGGCCATGGACGGGGAAATGGCCCGGATGCGCGACCGCTGGGCCGCGGCACCGGCGCCCCCCGCCGCGCCCTCGGGCGGCCCGTCCGCCGCGCCGCAGCCGGCGACCGCCCCGCCAGCGCGGGAGGAAGCCGCGTACCCGCCGGGGCAGGCCTTCGCCGAGATGTACATCCCGCGCTTCGGCCCGGACTGGAACAAGCCGGTCCTGGAGGGCACCGGCACGGACCTCCTCAAGAAGGGCCTCGGCCACTACGCCGGCACGGCACGCCTCGGCGCCACCGGGAACTTCTCGGTGGCCGGCCACCGGCGGACGTACGGCGACCCCTTCAAGGACGTCCCCGAGCTGCGCCCCGGCGACGCCGTGATCCTCAAGGACGCGACGACCTGGTACACGTACACGGTGCGCAGCGAGCCGCTGCGCACCGCGCCCACCGACGTCGCGGTGGTCGACCCGGTGCCGCACGGGTCGCCGTTCACCGCGCCCGGCCGGTACCTGACGCTGACGACCTGCGATCCCGAGTGGGGCCACAGCCACCGGCTGGTCGTCTGGGCGGAGCTGACCCGGACCCGGACGCTCGCCCAGGGCCGGCCCGAGGGTTTGCCGAGCTGA
- a CDS encoding peptidylprolyl isomerase, protein MAEKLYATLKTNHGDIEIELLENFAPKTVRNFVELATGAREWTRPTDGQKTTDPLYDGTVFHRVISGFMIQGGDPLGNGTGGPGYQFADEFHPDLAFTKPYLLAMANAGPGTNGSQFFITVAPTAWLTRKHTIFGEVTDKASQKIVDDIAGIRTNPRTERPLDDVIIQSVVVEKR, encoded by the coding sequence GTGGCCGAGAAGCTCTACGCCACCCTGAAGACCAATCACGGCGACATCGAGATCGAGCTGCTGGAGAACTTCGCGCCGAAGACGGTCCGAAACTTCGTGGAGCTGGCCACGGGTGCCCGCGAGTGGACCCGGCCGACGGACGGCCAGAAGACCACCGATCCGCTGTACGACGGCACCGTCTTCCACCGCGTCATCAGCGGCTTCATGATCCAGGGCGGCGACCCGCTCGGCAACGGCACCGGCGGCCCCGGCTACCAGTTCGCGGACGAGTTCCACCCCGACCTGGCCTTCACCAAGCCGTACCTGCTCGCCATGGCCAACGCCGGGCCGGGCACCAACGGATCGCAGTTCTTCATCACCGTGGCCCCCACCGCCTGGCTGACCCGCAAGCACACCATCTTCGGCGAGGTCACCGACAAGGCCAGCCAGAAGATCGTGGACGACATCGCCGGCATCCGCACGAACCCGCGCACCGAGCGGCCCCTCGACGACGTGATCATCCAGTCCGTCGTCGTCGAGAAGCGCTGA
- a CDS encoding DUF5324 family protein, whose product MTRKDSVHLAAESARDTVKHAAEAVAPYAATAREAAVHYATEANERLAPKVSYATAEAARQARAAYDCHLHPRMKAARAHVPPNVDRAATMAVEHTRRAARQAADYTQPRLESALAAAQPVAEEAASRSTAALAALRGQVSAKEVQRLVRRQERRAHCGRAFKVVAVVGVLAVGAYMAWRWWDQQSNPDWLVEPPAATELSRDGEAASFDDELAAKERESPSGPTDEDQP is encoded by the coding sequence GTGACCCGCAAGGACAGCGTGCACCTGGCCGCCGAGAGCGCCAGGGACACGGTGAAGCACGCAGCGGAAGCGGTGGCGCCGTACGCAGCGACCGCCAGGGAAGCCGCCGTGCACTACGCGACCGAGGCGAACGAGCGACTGGCGCCGAAGGTGTCGTACGCGACCGCGGAGGCGGCACGGCAGGCCCGTGCGGCGTACGACTGCCACCTGCACCCGCGGATGAAGGCGGCGCGCGCCCACGTGCCCCCGAACGTGGACCGGGCGGCGACGATGGCGGTGGAGCACACCCGACGGGCGGCGCGACAGGCGGCCGACTACACGCAGCCGAGGCTGGAGAGCGCTCTGGCGGCGGCCCAGCCGGTGGCCGAGGAGGCCGCGTCCCGGTCGACGGCGGCGCTGGCGGCGCTGCGCGGCCAGGTGTCGGCCAAGGAGGTGCAGCGGCTGGTCAGGCGCCAAGAGCGGCGGGCGCACTGCGGGCGGGCGTTCAAGGTCGTCGCGGTGGTCGGCGTACTGGCCGTCGGCGCGTACATGGCGTGGCGGTGGTGGGACCAGCAGTCGAACCCGGACTGGCTCGTCGAGCCGCCGGCCGCCACGGAGCTGTCGCGGGACGGCGAAGCGGCCAGCTTCGACGACGAACTGGCGGCCAAGGAGCGCGAGTCCCCTTCCGGTCCCACCGACGAGGACCAGCCCTGA
- a CDS encoding transcriptional regulator: MDAVQQEATARARELQRSWYGEPLGALFRRLIDDLGLNQARLAAVLGLSAPMLSQLMSGQRAKIGNPAVVQRVQALQDLAGQVADGSVSAAEATDRMDEIKKTQGGSVLSNSGQTTTGSGAPTVKRVVREIQSLLRSVSAAGDIIDAADSLAPSHPELAEFLRVYGAGRTADAVAHYESHQN, from the coding sequence GTGGACGCTGTTCAGCAAGAGGCCACGGCCAGAGCCAGAGAACTTCAGCGCAGTTGGTACGGGGAGCCGCTCGGCGCTCTCTTCCGCCGGCTCATAGATGACCTCGGCTTGAACCAGGCCCGCCTCGCTGCGGTCCTCGGACTGTCGGCGCCCATGCTGTCCCAGCTGATGAGCGGCCAGCGCGCCAAGATCGGGAACCCGGCCGTGGTCCAGCGCGTCCAGGCACTCCAGGACCTCGCGGGCCAGGTGGCGGACGGAAGCGTCAGCGCTGCCGAGGCCACCGACCGGATGGACGAGATCAAGAAGACCCAGGGGGGCTCCGTCCTCAGCAACAGCGGCCAGACCACGACCGGTTCGGGCGCGCCCACCGTCAAGCGCGTGGTCCGCGAGATCCAGTCGCTGCTGCGCTCCGTCTCGGCGGCCGGCGACATCATCGACGCGGCCGACTCCCTCGCCCCCAGCCATCCCGAACTGGCCGAGTTCCTCAGGGTCTACGGCGCGGGCCGCACCGCCGACGCGGTCGCCCACTACGAGTCCCACCAGAACTGA
- a CDS encoding serine/threonine-protein kinase: MGEIFAGRYELIDPIGRGGAGAVWRAWDHRRRRYVAAKVLRQSDAHTLLRFVREQALRIDHPHVLAPASWAADDDKVLFTMDLVAGGSLAHVIGDYGPLPPRFVCTLLDQLLSGLAAVHAEGVVHRDIKPANILMEATGSGRPHLRLSDFGISMRKGEPRLTETDYVVGTPGYFAPEQLLASEPDFPADLFAVGLVALYLLKGSKPDSRALVEHFLAHGTPDAPEGVPAPLWDVIANLLQPDPHSRFRTATGARKALAEAVQLLPPNAPDEDPVEVFDQLGPLPAGFGPRGPQTTAAVTPESPTAAGAPVQEPAAPVEGSATTAPATASATTPATGTTPATAATAPTGPGGFGPPPAGVFGPSETGSFHLRPPERSDAPGPTAAAATTAVAPATAAPARSGGIAPPPPKVAAGILTAALLCFAVGVWALTRI; encoded by the coding sequence ATGGGTGAGATCTTCGCCGGCCGGTACGAGCTGATCGATCCGATCGGGCGCGGGGGCGCGGGTGCCGTGTGGCGGGCCTGGGACCACCGGCGCCGCCGGTACGTCGCCGCCAAGGTCCTCCGGCAGAGCGATGCCCACACCCTGCTCCGGTTCGTCCGGGAGCAGGCCCTGCGCATCGACCACCCGCACGTACTGGCCCCGGCCAGCTGGGCGGCGGACGACGACAAGGTCCTGTTCACGATGGACCTCGTCGCCGGCGGTTCCCTCGCCCACGTGATCGGGGACTACGGGCCGCTGCCGCCCCGGTTCGTGTGCACGCTGCTCGACCAGCTCCTGTCGGGGCTGGCGGCGGTGCACGCGGAGGGCGTCGTCCACCGCGACATCAAACCGGCCAACATCCTGATGGAGGCCACCGGAAGCGGACGGCCGCACCTGCGGCTGTCCGACTTCGGCATCTCGATGCGCAAGGGCGAGCCGCGCCTCACCGAGACCGACTACGTGGTGGGCACCCCCGGCTACTTCGCCCCGGAGCAACTGCTCGCCTCCGAACCCGACTTCCCCGCGGACCTGTTCGCCGTCGGGCTGGTCGCCCTCTACCTCCTCAAGGGCAGCAAGCCCGATTCCCGCGCCCTGGTGGAGCACTTCCTCGCCCACGGCACCCCCGACGCCCCCGAAGGCGTCCCGGCGCCGCTGTGGGACGTCATCGCGAACCTCCTCCAGCCGGACCCCCACAGCCGGTTCCGGACCGCCACAGGGGCCCGCAAGGCCCTTGCCGAGGCCGTGCAGCTGCTCCCGCCGAACGCCCCGGACGAGGACCCGGTGGAGGTGTTCGACCAACTCGGCCCGCTGCCCGCCGGTTTCGGCCCCCGTGGACCGCAGACCACGGCCGCGGTGACCCCCGAGTCGCCCACTGCGGCGGGGGCCCCGGTCCAGGAGCCCGCAGCCCCGGTCGAGGGGTCCGCCACCACCGCCCCGGCCACCGCGTCCGCCACCACCCCGGCCACCGGCACCACCCCGGCCACCGCCGCCACCGCGCCGACGGGTCCGGGAGGGTTCGGGCCGCCGCCGGCGGGGGTGTTCGGTCCTTCGGAGACCGGGAGCTTCCACCTCCGGCCGCCGGAGCGCTCCGATGCCCCGGGCCCGACCGCCGCGGCCGCCACCACCGCCGTCGCCCCGGCGACCGCGGCCCCCGCACGGTCCGGGGGGATCGCCCCGCCTCCGCCGAAGGTCGCGGCCGGGATCCTCACCGCCGCGCTGCTGTGCTTCGCGGTGGGCGTCTGGGCGCTGACCCGGATCTGA
- a CDS encoding class E sortase: MTAVAPSAPTEGRAARRRAAQQAAKRTRRRGGGRRRRRPVSGGPVVVLSRLAGELFITLGVVMLLFVAYQLWYTNVLAERTANGAAGSLRQDWERSAGGAAAPPVSAFEPGQGFAILYIPKLDVKVPVAEGISKPKVLDKGMVGHYGDGALKTAMPADKQGNFALAGHRNTHGEPFRYINRLVSGDPVVVETQDAYYTYEITSTLAQTPPTNVSVIKPVPEGSGFTAPGRYITLTTCTPEFTSTFRMIVWGRMVDERPRSQGAPPALTSP; this comes from the coding sequence GTGACCGCGGTCGCGCCGTCCGCCCCCACGGAGGGCCGGGCCGCGCGGCGCAGGGCAGCTCAGCAGGCCGCGAAGCGCACGCGGCGGCGGGGCGGCGGCCGTCGGCGCCGGCGGCCCGTGTCGGGCGGCCCGGTGGTCGTCCTGAGCCGGCTCGCCGGGGAGCTGTTCATCACGCTGGGCGTGGTGATGCTGCTGTTCGTCGCCTACCAGCTCTGGTACACGAACGTACTGGCGGAGCGGACGGCGAACGGCGCCGCCGGATCGTTGCGCCAGGACTGGGAGCGCAGCGCGGGCGGCGCCGCCGCCCCGCCCGTCTCGGCCTTCGAGCCGGGGCAGGGCTTCGCGATCCTCTACATCCCGAAGCTGGACGTGAAGGTGCCGGTGGCGGAGGGGATCAGCAAGCCGAAGGTGCTCGACAAGGGGATGGTCGGGCACTACGGGGACGGCGCGCTGAAGACGGCGATGCCGGCCGACAAGCAGGGCAACTTCGCGCTGGCGGGCCACCGCAACACCCATGGCGAACCGTTCCGCTACATCAACCGGCTGGTGTCCGGTGACCCGGTCGTGGTCGAGACGCAGGACGCGTACTACACGTACGAGATCACCTCGACGCTGGCGCAGACGCCTCCGACGAACGTATCGGTGATCAAACCCGTGCCGGAGGGGTCGGGCTTCACCGCCCCGGGCCGGTACATCACGCTGACGACCTGCACCCCGGAGTTCACGAGCACCTTCCGGATGATCGTATGGGGCAGGATGGTCGACGAACGCCCCCGCAGCCAGGGTGCTCCGCCCGCGCTGACCAGCCCGTAA
- a CDS encoding GNAT family N-acetyltransferase, translating to MPELVLPSPRLHASWLDARGEWGPDAHMDGAGLGSDDDVDSPAGFAAWTERLRAYGDRTRAVEHGRVHATYWWIAEGDTYLGAIDLRHYLNGFLLDAGGHIGYGVRPSARRRGLAGWALGEVLHEARLLGMDRVLLTCDPGNTASVRTIERGGGVLEDVRDTLIGPKRRYWIDL from the coding sequence ATGCCCGAGCTCGTTCTCCCCTCCCCCCGCCTGCACGCCTCCTGGCTCGACGCCCGCGGGGAGTGGGGCCCCGACGCCCACATGGACGGAGCCGGACTCGGCTCGGACGACGACGTGGACAGTCCCGCCGGGTTCGCCGCCTGGACGGAGCGGCTGCGCGCGTACGGGGACCGCACGCGCGCGGTCGAGCATGGCCGCGTCCACGCCACGTACTGGTGGATCGCCGAGGGCGACACCTATCTGGGCGCGATCGACTTGCGCCACTACCTCAACGGGTTCCTCCTCGACGCCGGCGGCCACATCGGCTACGGCGTCCGGCCCTCGGCCCGTCGGCGCGGACTGGCCGGCTGGGCCCTCGGAGAGGTCCTGCACGAGGCCCGGCTGCTGGGGATGGACCGGGTCCTCCTGACGTGCGACCCCGGCAACACGGCGTCGGTACGCACGATCGAGCGCGGCGGCGGCGTCCTGGAAGACGTCCGCGACACCCTCATAGGACCCAAGCGCCGCTACTGGATCGACCTCTGA
- a CDS encoding LysM peptidoglycan-binding domain-containing protein produces the protein MGLFDFLKSDKKKQEAAEKASTASSADYAAKYTDAVAATKAAAERMAAAAPPKPAPAPPKAAPAPPRPAPTAHPQHTPTPTSAAHKAVPAAPAAKPMSASKRIYTVRSGDSLSAIARRELGNEARWRELYAMNRGVIGSNPELIHPGQVLTLPQ, from the coding sequence ATGGGACTCTTCGACTTCCTCAAGTCCGACAAGAAGAAGCAGGAGGCCGCCGAGAAGGCCTCGACGGCCTCGTCCGCCGACTACGCGGCGAAGTACACCGACGCCGTCGCGGCCACCAAGGCCGCGGCCGAGCGGATGGCCGCCGCGGCTCCGCCCAAGCCCGCCCCGGCTCCCCCGAAGGCGGCCCCGGCGCCGCCGAGGCCCGCCCCGACCGCCCATCCGCAGCACACGCCGACGCCGACGTCCGCCGCGCACAAGGCGGTGCCCGCGGCCCCGGCGGCCAAGCCGATGTCGGCCTCCAAGCGCATCTACACCGTGCGGTCGGGGGACTCGCTCTCCGCGATCGCCCGCCGGGAGCTGGGCAACGAGGCCCGCTGGCGCGAGCTGTACGCCATGAACAGGGGGGTCATCGGCTCCAATCCCGAGCTCATCCACCCCGGCCAGGTGCTCACCCTCCCCCAGTAG
- a CDS encoding class E sortase, producing MSRAAPSPQSRSLLAGFLSLLGEFLITVGLVLGLFVAYSLWWTNVLADRQASARGDEIRRQWQTAPGANAPEAPGALDTQGGIGFLHVPAMKNGEVLVKKGTAPDVLNDGVAGYYTDPVKAALPWEASGNFSLAAHRDGHGAKFHNIDKVQNGDAVVFETRDTWYVYKVFAELRQTSKYNVDVISAVPKESGRTAPGRFITLTTCTPVYTSKFRYVVWGELVRTEKVDAKRTLPAELR from the coding sequence GTGTCACGTGCCGCGCCGTCGCCCCAGAGCCGCAGTCTGCTCGCCGGGTTCCTGAGCCTGCTGGGCGAGTTCCTGATCACCGTGGGCCTGGTCCTGGGCCTGTTCGTCGCGTACTCGCTGTGGTGGACGAACGTGCTCGCGGACCGACAGGCGTCGGCGCGCGGCGACGAGATCCGCCGGCAGTGGCAGACCGCCCCGGGGGCGAACGCGCCCGAGGCGCCGGGGGCCCTGGACACCCAGGGCGGCATCGGCTTCCTGCACGTGCCCGCGATGAAGAACGGCGAGGTCCTGGTCAAGAAGGGCACGGCACCGGACGTCCTCAACGACGGCGTGGCCGGGTACTACACGGACCCGGTGAAGGCGGCCCTGCCGTGGGAGGCGTCGGGGAACTTCTCGCTGGCGGCGCACCGGGACGGGCACGGTGCGAAGTTCCACAACATCGACAAGGTGCAGAACGGCGACGCGGTCGTCTTCGAGACGCGCGACACCTGGTACGTCTACAAGGTGTTCGCCGAGCTGCGCCAGACGTCGAAGTACAACGTGGACGTGATCTCCGCGGTCCCGAAGGAGTCGGGCCGGACGGCGCCCGGCCGCTTCATCACGCTGACGACCTGCACGCCGGTGTACACGTCGAAGTTCCGGTACGTCGTGTGGGGCGAGCTGGTGCGCACGGAGAAGGTGGACGCGAAGCGCACCCTCCCGGCCGAGCTGCGCTGA
- a CDS encoding DUF881 domain-containing protein, translating to MSNSDDSSAGPRRRAKAVRLLTAAVFALAGLIFVTSFNTSKGTNIRTDASLLKLSDLIHERSQNNALLEQSTAAVRGRVDSLAERDDGSTKAEDAKLAALRVASGTEPLSGKGLTVTLNDAPPNATARIPNVPEPQPNDLVIHQQDLQAVVNALWRGGAQGIQVMDQRLISTSAVRCVGNTLILQGRVYSPPYKVSAVGDPAALRKALASSPALQNYQLYVTAYGLGWKVDEHKELTLPGYSGTVDLHYAKPLDATSATSTP from the coding sequence TTGAGCAATTCCGACGACTCCTCCGCGGGTCCCCGTCGCCGGGCCAAAGCGGTCCGGCTGCTGACGGCCGCCGTTTTCGCCCTGGCGGGCCTCATCTTCGTCACCAGCTTCAACACCTCCAAGGGTACGAACATCCGGACGGACGCCTCGCTCCTCAAGCTCTCCGACCTGATCCACGAGCGCAGCCAGAACAACGCGCTGCTCGAACAGAGCACCGCGGCCGTCCGCGGCCGGGTGGACAGCCTCGCCGAGCGGGACGACGGCAGCACCAAGGCCGAGGACGCCAAGCTGGCCGCCCTGCGGGTCGCCTCCGGCACCGAACCGCTGTCCGGCAAGGGCCTCACCGTCACCCTGAACGACGCCCCGCCGAACGCCACCGCCCGCATCCCCAACGTGCCCGAGCCGCAGCCCAACGACCTGGTGATCCACCAGCAGGACCTCCAGGCCGTGGTGAACGCCCTGTGGCGGGGCGGCGCCCAGGGCATCCAGGTCATGGACCAGCGGCTGATCTCCACCAGCGCCGTGCGCTGCGTCGGCAACACGTTGATCCTCCAGGGCCGCGTCTACTCGCCCCCTTACAAGGTGTCGGCGGTCGGCGACCCCGCCGCGCTGCGCAAGGCGCTCGCCTCCTCCCCGGCCCTGCAGAACTACCAGCTGTACGTGACGGCGTACGGGCTGGGCTGGAAGGTGGACGAGCACAAGGAGCTGACACTCCCCGGCTACTCCGGCACAGTGGACCTCCACTATGCGAAGCCGCTGGATGCCACCTCCGCGACCAGTACGCCGTGA
- a CDS encoding aminodeoxychorismate/anthranilate synthase component II, with amino-acid sequence MSARILVVDNYDSFVFNLVQYLYQLGAECEVLRNDEVELAHAQDGFDGVLLSPGPGTPEQAGVCVDMVRHCADTGVPVFGVCLGMQSMAVAYGGVVDRAPELLHGKTSPVVHEGLGVFTGLPSPFTATRYHSLAAEPQTLPDVLEVTARTEDGIIMGLRHREHDVEGVQFHPESVLTEWGHRMLANWLVRCGDAGAVERSVGLAPVVGKAVA; translated from the coding sequence GTGAGCGCGCGCATTCTGGTTGTCGACAACTACGACAGCTTTGTCTTCAACCTGGTCCAGTACCTGTACCAGCTCGGCGCCGAGTGCGAGGTGCTGCGCAACGACGAGGTCGAACTCGCCCACGCACAGGACGGGTTCGACGGCGTGCTGCTGTCGCCCGGACCGGGTACGCCGGAGCAGGCCGGCGTCTGCGTCGACATGGTCCGCCACTGCGCCGACACCGGGGTCCCGGTCTTCGGCGTGTGCCTGGGCATGCAGTCCATGGCCGTGGCGTACGGCGGTGTCGTCGACCGGGCGCCCGAGCTGCTGCACGGGAAGACCTCGCCGGTGGTGCACGAGGGCCTCGGCGTCTTCACCGGGCTGCCGTCGCCGTTCACCGCGACCCGCTACCACTCGCTCGCGGCCGAGCCGCAGACCCTGCCGGACGTGCTGGAGGTCACCGCGCGCACCGAGGACGGGATCATCATGGGGCTGCGGCACCGGGAGCACGACGTCGAGGGTGTGCAGTTCCACCCCGAGTCGGTGCTGACCGAGTGGGGCCACCGGATGCTCGCGAACTGGCTGGTGCGCTGCGGGGACGCCGGGGCCGTCGAGCGCTCGGTGGGGCTGGCCCCGGTGGTGGGCAAGGCCGTCGCGTGA